The window AAAGGCTGAAACCTTTTGATAGGTTGTGGGTTACCATGATTATTGTCTTTTTGTTTGAAAAAAGCTCTTTGAGTATCTTAGTAAGTATATTCGAAGCATGTTGATCCAACCCTGTATAGGGTTCATCTAAGAATATAATATCCGGGTTGTGTATCAACGCCCTGGCAATGGATAGCCTCTGGAGCATCCCCCGTGAAAAATTTCTTACCAGATCATCTTTTCTATGGTAAAGCTCCACAAGTTCTAATATCTCTTTTATTCTAAAGGGTAGATTTGAAACTCCATAGAGTCTACCGTAAAACCTTAGGTTGTCATAAGCAGAAAGGTTTTCATACAAAAAGGGCTGATGGGAGATAACACCAAACTTGCTCCTAAAATCATCTTCCAACTCCGATATCTCTTTACCCTCATAATAAATCTTACCACCTGTTGCTCTGGACTGAGCAGATAGTAGCTTGAGCAAAGTGGATTTCCCGGCTCCATTTGGTCCAAATATGGATAAAAAATCCCCATGCTGTAAGGAAAAAGAGACCCCTTTCAAGGCCTCATTTTCTCCATATTTTTTTTTAAGATTCTCTACCGTAAGTAGATTATTGTTCACTCTTTCTTCCGTACACACCATGTAGGGCCGAAAGAACCATAATGGCACATCCAATCCATATCCAGACCACAAATGGCTCCCAAACAACCTGCAGCCCTATCACCTGATCATTCATAGAGTAAGAGGCAAGGATAATGTACAGATCTCCAGAGGCCTTTGTATAAATACCCACCTCCGCAAAAGCCTCTTGATTATTATTATAGAATCTCCTCTCGGGCAACATCGTAACCAGATATTTATCACTTTGATATACTCTTGTGGGTGTCATGACGGACACATAGTTCTGTCTTTCTTCAATCTTAAAATCCCCAACATGAAGCGTATATGGGCCAAACTGAATAACCTCACCAGGTTTTACCACCTTTTCCACCTCATATCTATAAAAAGAGGACATAATAACAGCAAAAGCAATGATTACAAGCCCAAGATGTGTCCCCATTGCTCCGTAAAAGCGTCTGTGTTTGAAAATCGCTTTTATACCATTTAATCTAATGTTCTTAAATATTTGAATAACAATCGTCCAGAAGGAGAAGAATGTAAACAACAGCAACAAAATTGGCACAACCTTTCTATATCCCATCAAGTAAATAACGATAGCACATATCAATGCCAATATGAAAGAAGGAGCAATAATTTTCGCAACCTCTTTTAGATTAGATTCCGAATAGGGCATCAAAGGTGCAATGCCACTTAATATAAGGATCATCATAAAAAAAGGTGTAGAGACCATATTATAATAAGGTATCCCAACAGTGTATTTGGATGCAAAAAGCTGCGTAAATATCGGTAACGTTGTCCCAAAGAAAATAACAAACATAAGCCCAAAAAATACCCAGTTTGAAAAATAGAAAAGTCCCTCTTTGGATATGAGGTTTATTTCAGAGGACTCATCTATAGAATTCTTGCTTTTCCATAGATAGTAAGCAAAAACAGCAGTAGTAAAAACTATAAAGAATACGAAAAAACCACCCAGCGATGATTTACCAAAGCTATGAACCGAATCGATCACACCACTTCTTGTAAGAAACGTACCAAAGATACATAGCTCAAAACTTATCCAGGCAAGTACATATGTCCACAGCTTCAGCTTATTTCTCCTCTCATACATGATAGAGGAGTGGATGTAACCTGTAGCTGTGATCCAGGGCAACAAGGAAGCGTTTTCCACTGGATCCCATGCCCAATAACCACCCCATCCCAACTCCACATACGCCCACTGTCCCCCTAACACTATACCAATAGTAAGAAACACCCAGCTTATAATTGTCCAGCCTCTAACATCCTTTACCCAACCTGATCCAACATTGTTAGAAACAAGGGAAGCAAAACCATGGGCAAAAGGGATGGTAAGACCCACAAAGCCCAAATAGAGGGTAGGAGGGTGGTAAAGCATACCGGGGTTTTGGAGCAACGGGTTCATACCATTACCATCAGGGACAACAAAGTCTAACATCTTAAAAGGATTTGTGACAAAGTTGGTAAGTATTAGGAAGAATGTTGTGGTTACAGCTACTACCAGTAAGACGGATGATCTATAAATTTCAGAACGACTCTTCAACCGTACTATCTCAAAAATACCAGCCAAAGCAACAAGCCATCCCCAAAACATGAGAGAACCCGCCTGACCTGCCCAAAAAGCACTGATTTTATATATAAGGGGTAGGCTTCGATCGGTATACTGGGCTACGTACTCAATACTGAAATCGCTTTGGGCAAGCGCTAATACCAGAACCAAGGAAGACAGGGTAAGAAGTACAGCACAAGCAACAAAAGAGTACTTTGCATACTTCTCATATTGTACTTTTTGTTCTTTTATATTTAAAAAATAGAATACTATTGCAGATATACCTGCTATAAAACTAAAAAACTGTAACAAAAAACCTACATTACCCATGAATAACTCCTATTTTTTACTCTTTTGATCCACTTCTGCTTCGTACTTTGACGGACATTTTGCAAGTAGTGTTTTAGCAGTAAATGTATTTGTACTCTTATCATACTTGCCCTCTACAATAACCTGGACATCCTCTTTAAAGGCATCAGGGATAATACCGTTGTATACCACGTTCATCTTTGCACCAGTTTTGTCTGTCATCACAAACTCAAGGTGTTTATTTATCTCATCTTTTTTAACCGTACCATTTAATACATCCCCGCTGATTCGAATACCTTTCTTGGTAAATCTATCAGGATCTTTTTGTAGCTCATGAACCTCGATATAATAGATCGTATTTTGCTGAAATCCTGAAATCATAATAAAAACTATAGCAACGAAAATCAATAAACCCACAACTACAACCATCTTCTTCTTTTTCATACTAAAACAGACCTCACTTGTAAGACTTTGTCCCACATTGTCTAACAGACTTATACCAAAATGTCAACCAACCATGACTGATATTTTTAGACATATTTTAAAAACAAAAGTTCATTAAAATATAATCAAGATATTTTCTTTATCTCTTTATAGATCTTTTTCCCGTCCCACCTTATTCTAAGTCCAGGTATTCGATCCCGCAAATAATCCTCCATAAGTTCTATAAGAATCATTATAGTATCATCGAATGGTACCCCTACAAACCTCGTAGCCAAACATGATTCAGTATAAAAAGGCATATCCTTAAGGGGGGTTTCTTTAATACCTACTATTACATCCTTTTTACCAAGACCATTTTCTAATAAAGGTGACCTTACGCCAAACTCCTCCAGCGCCTTTCTACCTGGTCTAACCTCATTAAGATCATCCACATTAGAACCATCAAATATCACATCAAAGCAATTCTCCTCTTTATACGATCTCAAAAATTTGAGAAGACTCCTCTTACAATAATAGCATCTATCCTCATCATTTCTAAAAAATCTCTCATCCATCTCCACATCTGCTCCCACCCATTTAACCGCTAACAAATCAGCTATTTTTTTTGATCTTTCAACTTCATAACTAAACACATGCTTATTTGTCATCGTAAAGGCCAATACATTCTCTTGCCCGAGATATTTTGCAGCAAGGTAGAGTACATAACTACTGTCGGCACCACCACTTAAAGCAACGATAGCTCTTTTAAAACTACTAAAATACCCTTTCAATGAAACCTCCACCTAATAGGATATCATCTTTATATACAGCTGCCATTTGGCCTGGCGCAGGAAATGGTTGGATTGTATCAAAAAGGAGATGAGCCTTATTATCCGGCAAAATCTCAACAAGTGCTTTAGCATCCTTCATTTTATACCTAAGTCTAGCACTCGCATAAAAAAGCTTTTTGGGCTCTCCAAACCAATTACAATCCTTCAGCCCAACAGCTCGTCCACCATCTCTGTTGTTATCTGTTAGATATATTGTATTGGATTCGGGATCGATCTTTTTCACATAAAGGGGCAGATGATACCCTATACCTAAACCCCTTCTCTGACCTACAGTATAAAACTCTATCCCCTCGTGTTTACCAATAACTTGACCATTATAAACGAAATCACCTACTTTTATCTTTGCTTTATCTATCATACGCCTTAAATATGCCCGGTAATCACCACCTTCAAGGAAACAAACCTCCTGACTATCCTTTTTCTCCGCCACAGAAAGACCTATCTCTTTTGCTAAAAGCCTCACCTGCTCCTTTGTGTAGTTACCGAGTGGGAATATAAGTCTATCTGTCAGTTCTGGCCTGATCAAGGCTAAATAATAGGATTGATCCTTCTTGGTATCCTTACCTTTCTGTATGAATTTTTGACCAGCGACATCAGCCACTCTTGCATAATGCCCAGTGGCTATAAAATCGGCATCATGTTTTTGAAGCTCATTGAAAAGAAAATAAAACTTTGCATTTCTATTACAATAAGCGCATGGATTTGGAGTAAAACCTTTCCTATAGCTATTTATAAAATAGGATACTACAGTTTCATTAAACTCAAGGGATTTATCCAAACACTCCCACTTTATCCCAAAGGAACCGGCCACCTTTTCTGCATCTAAAAGGTATTTTTCCTGCCCCTGAAACATCTTAAAGGTAACCCCAATAACTTCAAAACCCTGACTTTTCAACAGATAAACACTAAGAGAAGAATCCACCCCACCACTCATAGCCAAAACAACCCTTTTCAAGTCCACCTCCAGAACCTTTTTACTATCTATTATTACTTGTGATAAAATTTTACAACAACTATTTTACATTGAAATTTACAAAAAAAAATATTAGCCTGATACATGACCACATATCATACTATCATAAAAGAGCTCCTTACAAACATAAAGTCAATACCAGCAAGGGTTATCTTTGAAAACTATATAAGATCAAATAACTTACATTCCTCCGCAAGAAAAACAATTTCAGATCTTTTTTTCGATGCTGTAAGATATTACGGTGCTTTCCAATCAAAGGATATCTCTTATTTAAATAAGTTAAAAAATGAACTAACGGATAAAGATCTCAAACCAACAGACTTCGAAGATCTTTTCGGATTAGATAAGTATGTTGCAGAAGAGGTAATGAGATCTCTACCAAATCTCAATACATACAAATTCTTTCTATCCAGAGCACCTCTAACCATAAGAGTCAACCCCCAAAAAACCACAAGGGAACAACTCATGGTGAAATTAATGAGGTACAAACCTCTACCCACAAAACTCTCTCCTTTTGGAATTATCTTAGAGGAGAGAACAAATGTAAGGCAACTAAATGAGTTTAAAAAGGGTATGTTTGAATTACAGGATGAAGGTAGCCAACTCATTTACAACCTTATGACACCAAAACCTGGTGAAAAGGTACTGGATCTCTGTGCAGGTACAGGTGGTAAGTCTCTGATGCTTCAATCTTGCACCTACAACACTTTATATTTGGATGCCTACGACATATCCTCAAAAAGATTAGCTGTACTAAAGAAAAGAGCCGACATTGCTGGTGTCAAGGTTAATCCTATAAAAGCACCGAAAGAAAGAAGTTACGACAAGGTACTTATAGATGCCCCCTGTTCCGGTAGCGGTGTCTTAAGAAGGGATGTGGATAACTTATTAAGGCTCAATGGAGACATCCTATCTCAGCTAATCAATATCCAAAGAAACCTTCTGGAACAGTCAATCACCCTCGTAAAAAACAATGGATTGATATTCTACGTAACATGTAGCTTTCTAAAATGTGAAAACGAAGAAAATATAGAATATATAATTAATAAGCATAAAGAAAAAATATCATTGATCCCAGCGGAAGATATTTTAGAACCACATATCACAAAATCTTTGGATCTAAGCTTCTATCTCAAAACATTCCCAAACAGCATAGGGATGGACGGTTTTTTCGGTGCAGTGTTGAGGGTAAAAAAATAGGGCTCATGAATGAGCCCCAACACTCTATTTCCCTTTCCCACCACCAGGACCACCTTTACCACCACCAGATCCGGCTCCACTACCACCACTGGAACCGCTACTCCCAGAACTTCCACCACTTCCAGATCCAGCACTACCACCAGAGGTGGCAGAACCACCTTTACCTGAGCTAACAGACATATTTTTACCCATATCTGCCCCTTTTAAACCAGCCTGAAAACCGTTCTGCATCTGTTTGGCAACACTGTTTGCATTTTCAGACTTTATCATATTTCTAAAGATATGCCTGATTTCAGCTAATTCAGTATGGGTATAGCCCTTCTGTAATGCAACCATCATGGATCTTTCGATCTCAGCTGACTCCACCTTTGCCCTTGCCATATCCTTCATAAAGTCACTGACCTCTGCAGCAAGATTAGCTTCACTTCTTAGTCGCATCTGAGTCATAACAGTTTCAACATTTCTACTCTGCATCCCAGCAGCAAGGGTATCGGCGATATTATTCATTATCCTTTGTTGTAATTTTTCCTCCTTTGTAACCCTTTCTGCAATCTGTTTTGCAAAACTATACCTATTTATCACATTACTCACAGCAACTTCCAGTTGGGCACTATTTACCTTTTTTGCAAGTCCCTCCATCACTTTTTCAGCAACAGGATCAGTAGGTAAGCCACTTTGATATGCTTCCCTCAGTTTGTTAAGGATCATCACCTGGGTCTCTACTCGCACCTGGTTCTGAATCATGGCGTTGTACATATTGAGCATAGCCTGATTCTTTAGGCCCAATGAGATGTTGAGATTCAGTTGCTCCTTCACCTCAGCAGGAGCACTGTTTAACACATCATTAACAGTTACTTCTGCATAAGACATGGCTGCTATAAATACTATTACTACAATTGACATTATCCTTCTCATACATTCCTCCTGTTTGTTTAACTATAAAACAGCATCCAGAAGAAAAAGGTTACATCTCAAAGATACAGTTATAGTTACCAAAGTCATCAAACTCCACCAATGGACACTCTATTTTGATCACACCGGCACCATCTGTAAAAAAATATTTAAAACCATAGGTTTTCTTAAGTTCAAAATAATATCTACTACCATTTTTCGCCATTTTATGGGGGACAAACCCATCAAGGCTGTAATGGAAATATGTCTGATTATCATATTTAAGTGAAAATATCACCTTTTCACCTTTTATCTCAATATCATGCGCGGCACAACCCACAAGAAAGATAACAAAAATCATCAGCGCCCTTTCAAACATACCTACACCTCCAAAACAGAGTTTACATTACCAAAATCGTCTTTTTCGATAAAAGAAGCTGTGGGATCAGCAATAATCCTACCGTCTGCAATAAATGAATACCTATGCTCCCCTTTTGGCAATCTTAGCGTAATCTCCCAATAATTTGAACCTCCTACCCTTTTCATGGGTACAGGGTCCCAATTGGTGAACGTGCCAAAGATCTCGATACGTTTGGCATGCTCATCATATAGTACAAACCTGTACTCCTTTTCCATTTGCACCTCTACGGTATCCTTGTTTACAGTGTTTAATAGAGTACTAACCAAAAACAACAAGCCCAATAAAAGCACAGCAGCCATTAACCAATTGTGATACCGTTTTGGAGAGGGTACCTTTACCTCTGGAGTTTTTATCTGCTCAAGTTTAGATCTAACGAGCATCTCACTATCGATCATCTCCAGTGTATCCCGATAGAAAGCATCATCTCCTCTAACACTTACGACAAACTCCCTCTTTTCCACGAGGGAAAGCTCATCATCTATAAACTGACTAATAAGTACCTCCTTCATTGTTACCTCCCTTTTATGATCTCCTGTATCTTTTTTCTTGCTCTAAATACCCTCACCTTTATACTGGATATGGATAGCCCTGTAACATAACTTATCTCATCATACTTCATACCATCAACAACACTCATAAGGAAAAGCTGTCTGTCCTCTTCATCTATAAAGCTTAATACTTTATCTATCTCCAAACTTAAATCGTTATCAGGGTTAAATTCTATGACAACTTCAGAATGATCTACATTGTTCTTTGTTCTGTTGTACTCATCTATGAATATGTTCTTACCTATTCTATAAAGAAGTGGTACCGAAAAACTGTTGCTATAATGCTTAAAGATCTTCAAATATGCTTCCTGAAAGATATCATCCGCAAGGTCACTGTCGTGGGTCAATGAAAGTAGGTATTGATAAAAGCCCTTTTTGGTTTTTTCGTAAAACTGAATGAAATTATCCATATCTTTAACAAAGGGTGGTTTTCACCACCCTAAAAGGTTATTTTTTGTTTAACGCACCAAAGCCGGTTCCATCTTTTGGTTGTGATTGAGTGCCATCACCATACCCTTTTCCGGAGCCATCCAGTGCCCTGTCACCTGTCTTGTTACCATTTTGGGTGGAGCTACCAGCATAGCTATTCATCGAACCGCTTTTACCACTCATACCGGATTTACCATTACTGGCACCCCTTGCAAAAAGGTCTACACTTGTTACAACCACCATCAAAGCCACCAAAAGAGCTATCCCTTTTTTCATATCCACTACCTCCTGGGTTATTTACACCAATAAAACGGCTGGATAACAAGAAAGGTTACAATATACTAAGAAGATTTGATAAAAAAGTGATAAAAAGCTACGGCAGCTGATTGGGAGGCATTAAGGGAATCTATCTTTGCCCTCATTGGGATTTTAAAAATAATATCCGATTTTTTTAAAATATTCTTTCTTACCCCATCCCCCTCATTACCTATAATGATACCAAATGGTATATTAGGTACGATCTCCTCAAGGGTTATATCCCCAGAAATATCCGCTGCATATATCCAATAACCATGCTCTTTGAGGTACTCGATTGCCCTACCGATATTTACCACTTCACAAAAAGAGCAATGCACCACAGCCCCAGCACTACTCTTCACCACAACAGGGGTAATAGGTGACTGGTTATCCTTAGCAAACATAAAACTGTTGATACCAAAACAGTGACCAGCTCTGATGATAGCTCCAAAATTATGGGGATCCTGAATATGATCAAGGATACAAATAGGCAGCCCCCTTGATGCAATATGCTCTATATCCACCAGCTCTATATCAAATTCAAAAGCATAACCTTGTGCATCTTTTCCAAAACGATCCCTATGTTTTTGGTGATCGAGCTCTTCAAAAGGTATCCCATTTCCCTGTAAAAGCTGCTTGACCTTATCATCCTTTCTGATGTAAGCTTTTTTGATCTTTTTTGCGTTTAATGCTTCATAAAATGGGTTTTTCCCATAAAATATCATTTATCACACTCTGATACAACACATAGATCAACAGATGCCTTTATCCAACCTGTCTTGTTTTTATAGGACACCTTAACCCAATCCGATTCCCGTGATATAATTATCAGTTTTGTTCCTTTTGGTATAACTATATCAAAAGGGGCATTGATATCCGGAGTTTTTCTCAGCTTAAGATTTGCCTTGAGGGTTACACATTCCTTTTTATCAGCCTTATCCTCCACCTTTACTACCTTTTCCTCTTTAATAGGCTCTGATTGTTGAATCGGCTTTGCTATCTGCTTTTCTGGTTCGGTTTTATTTTCTTGAATAATACTTAACTCGCTAACTCTTTTAGCTTCTTTATTGCTGAGTAACATCACTGTTATACCGGCAAATACAACAATCAACATAACAGCCATAACATAGGGTTTAATGGTGTTCTTTTTGCTTTTGTTTTCCTTTATAATACTTGCAGACTTTATTATCGAATGCACATCCTTAATAGTAATCTTACCCCTTATACCAAAGGAATTAAGCAGCTCAGCTATCTTTGCAATGCGATCAGGGATACCTTCAGTGTATTTATACACTATAGTATATTCATCCACACCAAAATCTGAAATATCCAGATTGTTTATTTGACAAACATATCTAAAGTATTCGATGGTCTCCAATTTGGAAAAAGGGTTTAGATAGGCTATC of the Calditerrivibrio sp. genome contains:
- a CDS encoding ABC transporter ATP-binding protein, translated to MNNNLLTVENLKKKYGENEALKGVSFSLQHGDFLSIFGPNGAGKSTLLKLLSAQSRATGGKIYYEGKEISELEDDFRSKFGVISHQPFLYENLSAYDNLRFYGRLYGVSNLPFRIKEILELVELYHRKDDLVRNFSRGMLQRLSIARALIHNPDIIFLDEPYTGLDQHASNILTKILKELFSNKKTIIMVTHNLSKGFSLSTKVAILKNGLIPFFKEKEEINEYEFEDIYISMVS
- the ccsA gene encoding cytochrome c biogenesis protein CcsA, with amino-acid sequence MGNVGFLLQFFSFIAGISAIVFYFLNIKEQKVQYEKYAKYSFVACAVLLTLSSLVLVLALAQSDFSIEYVAQYTDRSLPLIYKISAFWAGQAGSLMFWGWLVALAGIFEIVRLKSRSEIYRSSVLLVVAVTTTFFLILTNFVTNPFKMLDFVVPDGNGMNPLLQNPGMLYHPPTLYLGFVGLTIPFAHGFASLVSNNVGSGWVKDVRGWTIISWVFLTIGIVLGGQWAYVELGWGGYWAWDPVENASLLPWITATGYIHSSIMYERRNKLKLWTYVLAWISFELCIFGTFLTRSGVIDSVHSFGKSSLGGFFVFFIVFTTAVFAYYLWKSKNSIDESSEINLISKEGLFYFSNWVFFGLMFVIFFGTTLPIFTQLFASKYTVGIPYYNMVSTPFFMMILILSGIAPLMPYSESNLKEVAKIIAPSFILALICAIVIYLMGYRKVVPILLLLFTFFSFWTIVIQIFKNIRLNGIKAIFKHRRFYGAMGTHLGLVIIAFAVIMSSFYRYEVEKVVKPGEVIQFGPYTLHVGDFKIEERQNYVSVMTPTRVYQSDKYLVTMLPERRFYNNNQEAFAEVGIYTKASGDLYIILASYSMNDQVIGLQVVWEPFVVWIWIGCAIMVLSALHGVYGRKSEQ
- a CDS encoding cytochrome c maturation protein CcmE, with the protein product MKKKKMVVVVGLLIFVAIVFIMISGFQQNTIYYIEVHELQKDPDRFTKKGIRISGDVLNGTVKKDEINKHLEFVMTDKTGAKMNVVYNGIIPDAFKEDVQVIVEGKYDKSTNTFTAKTLLAKCPSKYEAEVDQKSKK
- a CDS encoding 7-cyano-7-deazaguanine synthase, which produces MKGYFSSFKRAIVALSGGADSSYVLYLAAKYLGQENVLAFTMTNKHVFSYEVERSKKIADLLAVKWVGADVEMDERFFRNDEDRCYYCKRSLLKFLRSYKEENCFDVIFDGSNVDDLNEVRPGRKALEEFGVRSPLLENGLGKKDVIVGIKETPLKDMPFYTESCLATRFVGVPFDDTIMILIELMEDYLRDRIPGLRIRWDGKKIYKEIKKIS
- the mnmA gene encoding tRNA 2-thiouridine(34) synthase MnmA — translated: MEVDLKRVVLAMSGGVDSSLSVYLLKSQGFEVIGVTFKMFQGQEKYLLDAEKVAGSFGIKWECLDKSLEFNETVVSYFINSYRKGFTPNPCAYCNRNAKFYFLFNELQKHDADFIATGHYARVADVAGQKFIQKGKDTKKDQSYYLALIRPELTDRLIFPLGNYTKEQVRLLAKEIGLSVAEKKDSQEVCFLEGGDYRAYLRRMIDKAKIKVGDFVYNGQVIGKHEGIEFYTVGQRRGLGIGYHLPLYVKKIDPESNTIYLTDNNRDGGRAVGLKDCNWFGEPKKLFYASARLRYKMKDAKALVEILPDNKAHLLFDTIQPFPAPGQMAAVYKDDILLGGGFIERVF
- a CDS encoding RsmB/NOP family class I SAM-dependent RNA methyltransferase codes for the protein MTTYHTIIKELLTNIKSIPARVIFENYIRSNNLHSSARKTISDLFFDAVRYYGAFQSKDISYLNKLKNELTDKDLKPTDFEDLFGLDKYVAEEVMRSLPNLNTYKFFLSRAPLTIRVNPQKTTREQLMVKLMRYKPLPTKLSPFGIILEERTNVRQLNEFKKGMFELQDEGSQLIYNLMTPKPGEKVLDLCAGTGGKSLMLQSCTYNTLYLDAYDISSKRLAVLKKRADIAGVKVNPIKAPKERSYDKVLIDAPCSGSGVLRRDVDNLLRLNGDILSQLINIQRNLLEQSITLVKNNGLIFYVTCSFLKCENEENIEYIINKHKEKISLIPAEDILEPHITKSLDLSFYLKTFPNSIGMDGFFGAVLRVKK
- a CDS encoding glycogen-binding domain-containing protein, with amino-acid sequence MKEVLISQFIDDELSLVEKREFVVSVRGDDAFYRDTLEMIDSEMLVRSKLEQIKTPEVKVPSPKRYHNWLMAAVLLLGLLFLVSTLLNTVNKDTVEVQMEKEYRFVLYDEHAKRIEIFGTFTNWDPVPMKRVGGSNYWEITLRLPKGEHRYSFIADGRIIADPTASFIEKDDFGNVNSVLEV
- a CDS encoding RNA polymerase sigma factor, translating into MDNFIQFYEKTKKGFYQYLLSLTHDSDLADDIFQEAYLKIFKHYSNSFSVPLLYRIGKNIFIDEYNRTKNNVDHSEVVIEFNPDNDLSLEIDKVLSFIDEEDRQLFLMSVVDGMKYDEISYVTGLSISSIKVRVFRARKKIQEIIKGR
- the rlmB gene encoding 23S rRNA (guanosine(2251)-2'-O)-methyltransferase RlmB, with the translated sequence MIFYGKNPFYEALNAKKIKKAYIRKDDKVKQLLQGNGIPFEELDHQKHRDRFGKDAQGYAFEFDIELVDIEHIASRGLPICILDHIQDPHNFGAIIRAGHCFGINSFMFAKDNQSPITPVVVKSSAGAVVHCSFCEVVNIGRAIEYLKEHGYWIYAADISGDITLEEIVPNIPFGIIIGNEGDGVRKNILKKSDIIFKIPMRAKIDSLNASQSAAVAFYHFFIKSS
- a CDS encoding ATP-binding protein gives rise to the protein MEKLNDYFLSDSRKECYELIGKYIKDNVSLICLTGESGAGKTRFIKHLDKFVQGIKLIVVDHFCENSETFLRSVLKQMGVAPDGNKFDMLKAIAQYGADLLADGQKLIVAIDDISGVTEDIVGDISKLFDFEYNENKVVSIIFVTNNIDFPLLREWSTNYFKYNNQAIAYLNPFSKLETIEYFRYVCQINNLDISDFGVDEYTIVYKYTEGIPDRIAKIAELLNSFGIRGKITIKDVHSIIKSASIIKENKSKKNTIKPYVMAVMLIVVFAGITVMLLSNKEAKRVSELSIIQENKTEPEKQIAKPIQQSEPIKEEKVVKVEDKADKKECVTLKANLKLRKTPDINAPFDIVIPKGTKLIIISRESDWVKVSYKNKTGWIKASVDLCVVSECDK